Proteins encoded within one genomic window of Episyrphus balteatus chromosome 1, idEpiBalt1.1, whole genome shotgun sequence:
- the LOC129906958 gene encoding ninjurin-B: MDDIIVDSKEELKVISTDTVDSRKKIRKKRNVTDIEIEENFEENYVTKKNVAEGMMDLALLSANSNQLRFILTYNTESSTFYISLGLIILSLALQVSVGIALILKRKSANKSRVIRTNQFLVAGIFIITFVNVLIAAFTTTGTSDKTDTN; the protein is encoded by the exons ATGGACGATATAATTGTCGATTCTAAAGAAGAGCTTAAAGTGATTTCAACTGACACGGTGGACAGTcggaagaaaataagaaaaaaacgaaaTGTTACGGACATtgaaatagaagaaaactttgaAGAGAATTATGTGACCAAGAAAAATGTTGCAGAAG gaATGATGGACTTAGCACTTTTAAGTGCTAATTCAAACCAACTGCGCTTCATTCTCACCTACAACACAGAATCATCAACCTTTTACATAAGTTTGGGTTTGATAATCTTATCACTAGCTCTGCAAGTTTCTGTTGGAATTGCACTTATTTTGAAG cgaaAAAGTGCAAACAAGTCTCGAGTCATACGAACAAATCAGTTTCTAGTTGCTGGAATCTTCATCATAACCTTTGTAAATGTTTTGATAGCTGCTTTCACAACAACAGGAACAAGTGATAAAACGGACACAAATTGA